One region of Budorcas taxicolor isolate Tak-1 chromosome 3, Takin1.1, whole genome shotgun sequence genomic DNA includes:
- the LOC128044654 gene encoding guanylate-binding protein 5-like, whose amino-acid sequence MDMAPLIHMPEPLCLIENTNGPLLINPEALKILSAIRQPVVVVAIMGLNRTGKSYLINKLAGKNKGFSVGSTVQPHTKGIWMWCVPHPKKPNHALVLLDTEGLGDVEKGDKTNDTHIAVLALLLSSTFVYNTMNKIDQGAIDLLHYVTELSHLLRIDTSPNHNRVDDTADFVRICPDLVWTLRDFYLDLEANGQLITADEYLENSLRPKQGPDQHLQDFNLPRLCIQKFFPIKKCFIFDLPTHQKKLAQLETLHNDDLDPKFVQQVAEFCSYIFSHSKTKTLSGGIKASGSHLENLVQTYVNAINSGDLPCMESEVLTLAQIKNSVAVQKAIARYDQEMGQKLQLPTETLQELLDLHRASEKEAIEVFMKNSFKDEDQGYQKKLEMQLAAKQNDFHKRNLEASQNHCSALLQDIFRPLEENVKQGVYSKPGGHCLFIQHRDELIAKYNQEPRKGIQAEEALQKYLESKESVSVTILQIDLALTAREKEIEGITEEFMKAEAQRLIQSLTQHQQMMEQRKIFHQEQVRLAERSRVYQQALQQRAMEGQLQEEVKRLKEIIQAENRKLHDKLQNLLRNDSPDDTCILL is encoded by the exons ATGGACATGGCCCCATTGATTCACATGCCAGAACCCTTGTGCCTCATTGAGAACACTAATGGGCCACTGCTGATTAATCCAGAAGCTCTAAAGATCCTGTCTGCCATCAGGCAGCCTGTTGTGGTGGTGGCTATCATGGGCCTCAACCGCACAGGCAAATCCTACCTGATAAACAAGCTGGCTGGGAAGAACAAGG GATTCTCAGTTGGATCTACAGTGCAGCCTCACACGAAGGGCATCTGGATGTGGTGTGTGCCTCACCCCAAGAAACCAAACCACGCCCTGGTTCTTCTTGACACTGAGGGACTTGGAGACGTAGAGAAG GGCGACAAGACTAATGACACCCATATAGCTGTACTGGCACTACTATTGAGTAGTACTTTTGTATACAACACCATGAACAAAATTGACCAGGGAGCTATCGACCTCTTGCA CTATGTGACAGAACTGTCACATCTACTAAGAATAGATACCTCACCTAATCATAACAGGGTAGACGACACAGCTGACTTTGTGAGAATCTGTCCAGACTTAGTGTGGACTCTGAGAGATTTCTACCTTGATCTGGAAGCAAATGGGCAACTCATCACAGCAGATGAATATCTGGAGAATTCACTGAGGCCAAAGCAAG GCCCCGACCAACATCTTCAAGATTTTAATCTGCCCCGTCTGTGTATACAGAAATTCTTTCCAATAAAGAAATGCTTCATTTTTGACTTGCCCACTCACCAGAAGAAGCTTGCCCAGCTTGAGACACTGCATAATGATGATCTGGATCCTAAGTTTGTACAACAAGTGGCAGAATTCTGTTCCTACATCTTTAGCCATTCCAAGACTAAAACTCTTTCAGGAGGCATCAAGGCCAGTGGATCTC ATCTAGAGAACCTAGTGCAGACCTATGTCAATGCCATCAACAGTGGGGATCTGCCCTGCATGGAAAGTGAAGTCCTGACCTTGGCCCAGATTAAGAACTCGGTTGCAGTGCAAAAGGCCATTGCCCGTTATGATCAGGAGATGGGCCAGAAGCTGCAGCTGCCCACAGAAACCCTTCAGGAACTGCTGGACCTGCACAGGGCCAGTGAGAAAGAGGCCATTGAAGTCTTCATGAAGAACTCTTTCAAGGATGAGGACCAAGGGTACCAGAAAAAATTAGAG ATGCAGCTAGCAGCCAAACAGAATGACTTTCATAAACGCAACTTGGAGGCATCACAGAATCATTGCTCAGCTTTACTTCAGGATATTTTTCGTCCTCTAGAAGAAAATGTGAAGCAAGGGGTTTATTCAAAACCCGGGGGCCATTGTCTCTTCATTCAGCATAGAGACGAGCTGATTGCAAAGTACAATCAGGAGCCCAGGAAAGGAATACAG GCTGAGGAAGCTCTTCAGAAATATTTAGAGTCCAAGGAGTCTGTGAGTGTTACCATTTTGCAGATAGACCTGGCTCTCACAGCAAGGGAAAAGGAGATCGAAG GTATAACAGAAGAGTTTATGAAGGCTGAAGCACAAAGGTTGATACAAAGTCTAACTCAGCATCAGCAAATGATGGAGCAGAGGAAGATATTCCATCAGGAACAAGTGAGACTAGCGGAGAGAAGCAGAGTATACCAGCAGGCACTGCAACAGAGGGCCATGGAAGGTCAGCTCCAG GAAGAGGTTAAAAGGCTCAAGGAGATAATCCAAGCTGAGAACAGAAAACTTCACGACAAACTCCAGAATCTTCTGAGGAATGACTCACCAGATGATACATGCATCTTACTCTAA